A genomic window from Levilactobacillus yonginensis includes:
- a CDS encoding phosphoketolase family protein — protein MAVDYDSKSYLEKVDAWWRATTYLSGGMIFLKSNPLFSVTNTPIQKEDVKVKPIGHWGTISGQTFLYAHANRLINKYGLNMFYIGGPGHGGQVMVTNSYLDGTYTDDYPEITQDLEGMSRLYKRFSFPGGIGSHMTAQTPGSLHEGGELGYSLSHATGAVLDNPDQIAFTVVGDGEVETGPAMTAWNSIKFLNPKNDGAVLPILDVNGFKISNPTLFSRMSDDKIAKFFEGLGWSPRFLENEDIHDYMTYHEKAAKLFDQAIADIKQIQKDARENGKYEDGTIPAWPVVIARLPKGWGGPKHNPAGEPIEGSFRAHQVPLGLSQNNFDELQEFEDWMNSYKPAELFNTDGSLKAEVADFAPKGDKRMAANPVTNGGRHRGEKANMLDLPNWKDFANDINESNRGTNLPDGNRNMDMNVLSTFFAGVATKNPSSFRIFGPDETMSNRLWEMFKITNRQWMSKVKEPNDQYEAPEGRILDAQLSEHQAEGWLEGYTLTGRTGVFTSYESFLRVVDSMTTQHFKWIRQAAAEDWRNDYPSLNLVSTSTVFQQDHNGYTHQDPGMLTHLAEKKSDFIRQYLPADGNTLLAVFDRAFKDRQKVNHIVASKQPRQQWFSVAEAEELATEGLKAIDWASTVAEGEDADIVFASAGVEPTIETLATVDLINDAFPSVKMRYVNVVELERLQKKNGPLNAERALSDDKFSSLFGQSGTPVLFGFHGYEDLIESMFYERQHLGLSVHGYREDGDITTAYDMRVYSELDRFHQAKDAVNILINKGAIDEAAGKAFDKKMDDILAKHFKVTRDEGHDIEEFTKWQWTPLKK, from the coding sequence ATGGCAGTAGATTACGATTCCAAGTCATACTTGGAAAAGGTTGACGCCTGGTGGCGTGCTACAACTTATCTTTCCGGTGGGATGATCTTTTTAAAGAGCAACCCATTGTTCTCAGTTACCAACACACCAATCCAAAAAGAGGACGTTAAGGTTAAGCCTATCGGGCACTGGGGTACTATCTCAGGCCAAACGTTCCTGTACGCACATGCTAACCGTTTGATCAACAAGTACGGTTTGAACATGTTCTATATCGGTGGCCCTGGTCATGGTGGCCAAGTTATGGTTACCAACTCTTACTTGGACGGTACGTACACTGATGACTATCCTGAAATTACTCAGGACCTTGAAGGTATGTCACGCTTGTACAAGCGGTTCTCATTCCCAGGTGGGATTGGTTCTCATATGACTGCCCAAACACCAGGTTCACTCCACGAAGGTGGGGAACTTGGTTACTCACTCTCCCATGCTACTGGTGCCGTTTTAGACAACCCAGACCAAATTGCATTTACTGTAGTTGGTGATGGGGAAGTTGAAACTGGTCCTGCTATGACTGCATGGAACTCCATCAAGTTCTTGAACCCTAAGAACGATGGTGCCGTATTACCAATCCTCGATGTAAACGGCTTTAAGATTTCCAACCCAACGTTATTCTCTCGGATGAGCGACGACAAGATCGCTAAGTTCTTCGAAGGTTTGGGCTGGTCTCCTCGTTTCCTTGAAAACGAAGATATCCATGACTACATGACTTACCATGAAAAAGCTGCTAAATTGTTTGACCAAGCTATTGCTGACATCAAGCAAATCCAAAAAGACGCCCGCGAAAACGGCAAGTACGAAGATGGGACTATCCCAGCTTGGCCAGTTGTTATCGCTCGCTTGCCTAAGGGTTGGGGCGGTCCTAAGCACAACCCAGCCGGCGAACCTATCGAAGGTTCATTCCGTGCTCACCAAGTTCCACTTGGCTTGAGCCAAAACAACTTCGATGAATTACAAGAATTTGAAGACTGGATGAACTCATACAAGCCAGCCGAATTATTCAACACTGATGGTTCATTGAAGGCAGAAGTCGCTGACTTTGCCCCTAAGGGTGACAAGCGGATGGCTGCTAACCCAGTTACGAACGGTGGTCGTCACCGTGGCGAAAAGGCTAACATGCTGGACTTGCCTAACTGGAAAGACTTCGCTAACGACATCAACGAAAGTAACCGTGGGACTAACTTGCCTGATGGCAACCGGAACATGGATATGAACGTTCTGTCAACCTTCTTCGCTGGCGTTGCTACGAAGAACCCATCATCATTCCGGATCTTCGGACCTGATGAAACGATGTCTAACCGTCTTTGGGAAATGTTCAAGATTACGAACCGTCAATGGATGAGTAAGGTCAAGGAACCAAATGACCAATACGAAGCTCCAGAAGGTCGTATCTTGGATGCCCAATTATCAGAACACCAAGCTGAAGGTTGGCTTGAAGGTTACACCTTAACTGGTCGTACCGGTGTGTTCACGTCTTACGAATCATTCTTGCGGGTTGTCGACTCAATGACGACACAACACTTCAAGTGGATCCGTCAGGCTGCTGCCGAAGACTGGCGTAACGATTACCCATCCCTGAACTTGGTTTCTACTTCCACTGTGTTCCAACAAGACCACAACGGTTATACCCACCAAGATCCAGGTATGCTGACCCACTTGGCTGAAAAGAAGTCTGACTTCATTCGCCAATACCTGCCAGCTGATGGGAACACATTGTTAGCTGTCTTTGACCGTGCCTTCAAGGACCGTCAAAAGGTTAACCACATTGTTGCTTCTAAGCAACCTCGTCAACAATGGTTCTCTGTTGCTGAAGCAGAAGAATTAGCTACTGAAGGTCTTAAGGCTATCGACTGGGCTTCCACTGTTGCTGAAGGTGAAGATGCTGATATCGTCTTTGCTTCCGCCGGTGTTGAACCAACCATCGAAACTTTGGCTACTGTAGACCTGATCAACGACGCCTTCCCATCTGTTAAGATGCGTTACGTCAACGTTGTTGAATTGGAACGTCTGCAAAAGAAGAACGGCCCATTGAACGCAGAACGTGCCTTATCTGATGACAAGTTCAGTTCATTATTCGGTCAATCTGGTACCCCAGTTCTCTTCGGTTTCCATGGGTACGAAGATTTAATCGAATCAATGTTCTACGAACGTCAACACTTAGGCTTGAGCGTACATGGTTACCGTGAAGACGGTGATATCACGACTGCTTACGACATGCGTGTATACTCCGAATTAGACCGGTTCCACCAAGCCAAAGATGCTGTTAACATCTTGATCAACAAGGGTGCTATTGACGAAGCTGCTGGTAAGGCCTTCGACAAGAAGATGGATGACATCTTAGCTAAGCACTTTAAGGTTACCCGTGACGAAGGTCATGATATTGAAGAATTTACGAAGTGGCAATGGACGCCATTGAAGAAGTAA
- a CDS encoding GntR family transcriptional regulator has translation MADLIYREVVNDLKKRILSGEFADRKFPDERHLSESYQVSRSTAKRVLNVLADQGIVFKKRGSGTYVNPLYLKDKSIFRFEGKNLGVTDSLQIGDEQPQSDILDYQVIAATPELQQDLFLNSSDFVYRIKRLRIFEDQPVIIETGYIPIKILPDLSPDAVKTSIFNYLHAAQGKSVTRSFLSISVAPSTVEDRQLLHLSATEPVGVMDGIFFLDDGTPFEVSNMRLHYQYMKYNTFVNLNED, from the coding sequence ATGGCAGATTTGATTTACAGAGAGGTCGTTAACGACCTCAAGAAAAGAATTCTCAGTGGCGAGTTTGCGGACCGCAAGTTTCCCGATGAACGACACCTCAGTGAGAGCTATCAAGTGAGTCGCAGTACGGCTAAGCGGGTGCTCAACGTCTTAGCTGATCAGGGAATTGTCTTCAAGAAGCGTGGTTCTGGGACTTACGTCAACCCCCTGTATTTAAAAGATAAGTCGATTTTTCGCTTTGAGGGGAAGAATTTAGGGGTGACGGATAGCCTACAGATTGGGGATGAACAACCCCAGAGTGATATCCTAGATTACCAGGTGATTGCAGCGACCCCCGAGCTACAACAGGACCTATTTCTAAATAGTTCAGACTTTGTCTACCGAATTAAGCGGCTCCGGATTTTTGAAGACCAGCCAGTGATCATTGAGACGGGATACATTCCCATCAAAATTTTGCCGGATCTGTCGCCCGATGCTGTGAAGACTTCTATCTTTAATTATTTACACGCGGCCCAAGGTAAGTCGGTGACGCGGTCATTTCTGTCGATTTCAGTGGCGCCTTCAACGGTTGAAGACCGGCAATTGCTTCATCTTTCAGCGACAGAGCCAGTGGGCGTCATGGACGGTATCTTTTTCCTAGATGATGGGACCCCGTTTGAAGTTTCTAACATGCGGCTGCATTACCAGTACATGAAATATAATACATTTGTTAATTTGAATGAAGATTAG
- a CDS encoding DUF5776 domain-containing protein: MKMKWKIGLLTLGLAIGFSPLISVNRQQFSQDVPSVLAAATDATNYSGTIGSGETSIPWTLDNGTLTLQSGTLRKFSGRWMTLPNGQVLTDLVEDNQDGLTRTDFQDQVKQIAVNGKLNVGVNAAYLFAGFSNVTGYSGLANLDLTNLDSTNIVGGSGLMGMFANNQSLTTFTAPSFAASNTHSIANMFQNDSSLVYLDLSKMQTANVANLSGLTLGCTALQVLNLGNFSSSDKLVANYTNYIDSNAQINCLTVSPTLMLKDSGLYNLTSSNSMVTNRWQEVGSGKVSFDLNHQPPFAGYDDFLTNYQAYDPQGPVLGDSDPTVNDSTQQLLNLYDGQDHGLTGNQTYVREPQPGMTIKEPEPPTPTPIPAPTSPTTPTKDDTADFEQFYISATKKIGLYSSKNFSAATRLAWFAQKPQMKQPTFLVTGITTTKAGNDRYQVKDTNRHSQTYGAAGYVTTKANYVTASYYQSTPPTVTVINPGGINGYDSAALSQPQVAYAQGKQLAVKKVVTQGKTTRLLLANGKYISGNRHFVVAEKYRVPTRVRAKTAVNRYADVNLTQRKRHYPRRTHHTFKILGWDYSQGNNPTTAGTLRYRVAGGYITANPHLVSAVK, from the coding sequence ATGAAAATGAAATGGAAAATTGGATTACTCACATTGGGACTGGCTATTGGCTTCAGTCCACTAATTTCCGTTAACCGTCAGCAATTCAGCCAAGATGTCCCAAGCGTCTTAGCTGCCGCGACTGACGCAACCAATTACTCGGGAACTATCGGTTCCGGCGAGACCAGCATTCCTTGGACGCTAGACAACGGTACATTGACGTTACAGAGTGGCACGCTACGCAAGTTTTCTGGACGTTGGATGACCCTTCCCAATGGGCAAGTCTTGACTGATCTCGTTGAAGACAATCAGGATGGCCTTACTAGAACCGACTTCCAAGACCAGGTAAAACAAATCGCAGTCAACGGAAAACTTAACGTTGGCGTCAACGCTGCCTACCTATTTGCTGGTTTTTCAAATGTAACCGGTTACAGTGGGCTAGCTAACTTAGACCTGACTAACTTAGACAGCACGAATATTGTTGGCGGTTCAGGCCTCATGGGAATGTTTGCCAATAACCAATCCTTAACAACTTTTACTGCACCGAGCTTCGCAGCCAGTAATACCCACTCCATCGCCAACATGTTTCAAAATGACAGTTCGCTCGTTTACTTGGATCTCTCCAAAATGCAGACGGCTAACGTTGCCAACCTGTCTGGTCTAACCCTGGGCTGTACAGCGTTACAGGTTCTCAATTTAGGCAACTTCTCTTCGTCTGATAAACTCGTTGCGAATTACACCAACTACATTGATTCCAACGCCCAAATCAATTGTCTCACCGTCAGCCCCACTCTCATGCTCAAAGATAGTGGCCTCTACAACCTAACGAGCAGTAATTCAATGGTCACCAATCGCTGGCAGGAAGTCGGTAGTGGCAAAGTCAGTTTTGACTTAAACCACCAACCGCCATTTGCTGGCTACGACGACTTTCTTACGAACTATCAGGCCTACGATCCCCAAGGACCAGTTCTGGGCGACTCGGACCCAACGGTGAACGACAGTACGCAACAATTACTCAATCTCTATGATGGTCAAGATCACGGGCTCACTGGCAATCAAACATACGTGCGTGAGCCCCAACCAGGTATGACCATCAAGGAACCCGAGCCACCCACACCGACACCGATCCCCGCGCCAACTTCACCAACCACACCCACAAAAGATGACACGGCAGACTTCGAACAATTTTACATCTCCGCTACCAAAAAAATTGGACTGTATAGCAGTAAAAACTTCAGCGCAGCCACTCGACTAGCCTGGTTTGCCCAAAAACCACAGATGAAGCAGCCGACTTTCTTGGTAACTGGTATCACGACCACTAAGGCTGGCAATGACCGCTATCAGGTCAAAGATACTAACCGGCATTCCCAGACGTATGGTGCGGCTGGCTACGTCACAACCAAGGCCAACTACGTCACAGCTAGTTACTACCAAAGTACGCCACCAACTGTGACCGTCATCAATCCTGGCGGCATCAACGGCTATGACTCAGCAGCTCTGTCTCAACCCCAGGTTGCTTACGCCCAAGGAAAACAATTGGCTGTCAAAAAAGTCGTCACCCAGGGAAAGACGACCCGTCTACTCCTCGCCAATGGTAAATACATCTCAGGAAACCGCCACTTTGTCGTTGCCGAAAAATATCGCGTGCCTACCCGAGTCCGTGCCAAGACCGCCGTGAACCGCTATGCTGACGTGAATCTCACCCAACGGAAACGGCATTACCCACGGCGGACGCACCACACCTTCAAAATTCTTGGCTGGGATTACTCTCAAGGCAATAACCCGACCACCGCTGGAACGTTACGTTACCGGGTTGCTGGTGGGTACATTACCGCCAATCCTCACTTGGTTAGCGCAGTGAAGTAG